From a single Aquarana catesbeiana isolate 2022-GZ linkage group LG09, ASM4218655v1, whole genome shotgun sequence genomic region:
- the RLIM gene encoding LOW QUALITY PROTEIN: E3 ubiquitin-protein ligase RLIM (The sequence of the model RefSeq protein was modified relative to this genomic sequence to represent the inferred CDS: inserted 3 bases in 2 codons), translating to MESTDSTGKGNAEQSDSQRQSQMDRLDREEAFYQFVNNLNEEDYRLMRDNNLLGTPGEITKEELLRRLQQIREGPPPPPNADENRGENAEDSSNGDSIIDWLNSVRQTGNTTRSGQRGNQSWRAVSRTNPNSGDFRFSLEINVNRSTGNQNLPPGEQSEGSGVENMELTNQGEAEPEPEPEPEPEPEPEPEPEPEPEPEPEPEPEVEAEPEIVATGGTVETAVEEPIPQRGQRRARSRSPEQRRIRSRYDRSRSPLNPVVEAPIRRAQHNSSQTVEPSPVEPEGSSRTRQLVTAYLSNSATETEGSSRTRQHVTSRQQALVVDPPSASTVVSNSETRSSPQPPPAETQENAEATGTGQRPPTIVLDLQVRRVRPGEYRQRDSIANRTRSRSQTPNNTVTYESERGGFRRTFSRSERAGVRTYVSTIRIPIRRILNTGLSETTSVAIQTMLRQIMTGFGELSYFMYSDNDAEPGTPAAGSXSSSNWSGNAKQCSGSSSSGGGGSSSNSSQSTCTRASRAASRPSHPSHSSCPSXMEAENGSNDVSTSGTRREIRNNRGSVTFEESGSLPFLRLAQFFLLNEDDDDQPRGLTKEQIDNLSTRNYGENDALKTCSVCITEYTEGNKLRKLPCSHEYHVHCIDRWLSENSTCPICRRAVLVSGNRESVV from the exons ATGGAGAGTACCGATTCTACCGGGAAAGGAAATGCTGAACAGTCAGATTCTCAACGCCAGAGTCAGATGGACCGTTTAGACAGAGAGGAAGCATTCTATCAGTTTGTAAATAATTTGAATGAAGAGGATTACCGGCTCATGAGAGATAATAATTTACTAGGAACTCCAG GGGAGATTACTAAAGAGGAACTGCTGAGAAGATTGCAGCAAATTAGAGAAGGACCTCCTCCGCCGCCAAATGCAGACGAAAACAGAG GTGAGAATGCAGAAGACTCTTCCAATGGAGATTCTATAATAGACTGGCTAAATTCAGTCCGACAAACTGGAAACACAACAAGGAGTGGACAACGTGGCAACCAGTCATGGAGGGCAGTCAGCAGAACAAATCCAAATAGTGGAGATTTTCGGTTTAGTTTGGAGATCAATGTGAATCGCAGTACCGGTAACCAAAATCTGCCTCCTGGTGAACAGTCAGAAGGCTCCGGGGTTGAGAATATGGAACTTACCAATCAGGGTGAGGCTGAACCCGAACCCGAGCCTGAGCCTGAGCCTGAGCCTGAACCTgagcctgaacctgaacctgaaccagAGCCCGAACCAGAACCAGAGCCTGAGGTGGAAGCTGAACCTGAAATTGTGGCAACTGGGGGAACTGTGGAAACTGCCGTAGAGGAGCCTATTCCTCAAAGAGGTCAACGGAGAGCCAGAAGCAGAAGCCCAGAGCAGCGAAGGATCAGGTCCAGGTATGACAGAAGCCGATCACCCTTGAATCCAGTTGTTGAAGCACCAATTCGAAGGGCTCAGCATAATTCATCACAGACTGTTGAACCTTCGCCTGTTGAACCAGAGGGTAGCTCTAGAACCAGACAGCTTGTGACTGCATATCTGAGCAATTCTGCAACTGAGACAGAGGGCAGCTCTAGAACTAGGCAGCATGTAACATCTAGGCAACAGGCATTAGTTGTTGATCCTCCGAGTGCAAGCACTGTGGTTTCAAACTCTGAGACAAGAAGCTCCCCACAGCCTCCTCCAGCAGAGACTCAAGAAAATGCAGAGGCTACAGGAACCGGTCAGAGGCCACCGACTATAGTTTTAGATCTTCAGGTCAGGCGGGTACGCCCAGGGGAATATCGTCAAAGAGACAGCATTGCAAATAGGACACGCTCTCGTTCTCAAACTCCTAATAACACCGTTACGTatgagagtgagagagggggaTTTCGTCGCACTTTCTCAAGGTCTGAACGTGCCGGTGTCCGGACATATGTCAGTACTATCAGAATTCCAATCCGTAGGATACTGAACACTGGCCTAAGCGAGACCACGTCTGTTGCTATACAAACAATGCTGAGACAGATAATGACTGGTTTTGGGGAGCTAAGTTACTTCATGTATAGTGACAATGATGCTGAACCTGGAACCCCTGCTGCTGGTT CCTCCAGTAGCAACTGGAGTGGAAATGCAAAACAAtgcagcggcagcagcagcagcggtggcggcggcagcagcagcaaCTCCTCCCAGAGCACCTGCACCAGAGCCAGCAGAGCCGCCTCCCGTCCCTCCCATCCCTCCCATTCCTCCTGTCCCTC CATGGAAGCTGAAAATGGAAGTAATGATGTTTCAACCTCTGGAACCAGGAGGGAGATCCGTAATAACAGAGGATCTGTAACCTTTGAAGAAAGTGGTTCTTTGCCGTTTCTTAGATTGGCCCAGTTTTTCCTCCTTAACGAGGATGATGATGATCAGCCAAGGGGACTCACCAAAGAACAAATTGACAACCTGTCTACACGAAATTATGGTGAAAATGATGCCCTAAAAACTTGTAGTGTGTGCATAACAGAATACACAGAAGGGAACAAGCTACGCAAGCTTCCCTGCTCTCATGAGTACCATGTCCACTGTATTGATCGCTGGCTTTCTGAGAACTCTACGTGCCCTATCTGTCGCCGTGCTGTTCTGGTATCAGGCAACAGAGAAAGTGTTGTTTAA